In the genome of Telluria beijingensis, one region contains:
- a CDS encoding response regulator, which translates to MEKQPGSASLVLVAEDDDEIATILTAYLSRGGFRTLRAQDGRQALDLHLSARPDLVLLDVQMPGVDGWMVLSELRRRGGTPVIVVTAMDQDVDKLTGLRIGADDYVVKPFNPAEVVARAQAVLRRTLAHAAGAAAAAAVIRVDELVIDLDKHEVTLEHGAATPLALTLTEFKLLAYLARAPRQVFSRADLLAHCLPEGDTLERTVDSHVSKLRRKLEEAGVPDVPRGIRGVGYKFGGRT; encoded by the coding sequence ATGGAGAAGCAGCCTGGCAGCGCCAGCCTGGTCCTGGTGGCCGAGGACGACGACGAGATCGCGACCATCCTGACGGCGTATCTGTCGCGCGGCGGCTTTCGCACGCTGCGCGCGCAGGATGGCCGCCAGGCGCTCGACCTGCACCTGTCGGCGCGGCCCGACCTGGTGCTGCTCGACGTGCAGATGCCCGGCGTGGACGGCTGGATGGTGCTGTCCGAGCTCCGCCGCCGCGGCGGCACGCCGGTGATCGTGGTGACGGCGATGGACCAGGACGTCGACAAGCTGACCGGCCTGCGCATCGGCGCCGACGACTACGTGGTCAAGCCCTTCAACCCGGCCGAGGTGGTGGCGCGCGCGCAGGCGGTGCTGCGCCGCACGCTGGCCCATGCGGCGGGCGCCGCTGCTGCGGCGGCCGTGATCCGGGTCGACGAGCTGGTGATCGACCTGGACAAGCACGAGGTGACCCTGGAACACGGCGCGGCGACGCCGCTGGCCCTGACCCTGACCGAATTCAAGCTGCTGGCCTACCTGGCGCGCGCGCCGCGCCAGGTATTCAGCCGCGCCGACCTGCTGGCCCACTGCCTGCCCGAGGGCGACACGCTCGAGCGCACCGTCGACAGCCACGTCAGCAAGCTGCGCCGCAAGCTGGAAGAAGCCGGCGTGCCTGATGTGCCGCGCGGGATCCGCGGCGTCGGCTACAAGTTCGGCGGCCGGACGTGA
- a CDS encoding CheR family methyltransferase — MDESEFFPNRAVLDILCGKVLPELFQGGQAGTPLRAWVAACAAGEQAYGLAMLLADHADDAGWRRDLQLFASDGDAHAVQAARAGLYPAASVAHLPAARLERHFTPGADGYQVRKTLRERIVFTRHDLLHDPAFSKLDLVACRDVLARLDHGAQRQLLQHFHFALNPGGYLLLGRAESVEAAPDLFAPVDATHRIYQARPRSRWTAPPAAGAARRRHATGDEAAGADRGRPPSHADIHRHASVALGPPAILVDANADILYIDERAARFLRQAGGEPTRALAALVPPPLRLPLRAALFQARRTGEPATTGPLRHAGQGHAAIELQVLPFDDPRAEGRLMLVRFVTAQDVPPVADATPAGYDALVAQLDDELHQLRASLADAVGQAEAADNAMRVQAEEMQSSIEQLRATVAGLEDERDTLHGQNGALGLDRLALQRRIVEADKAHDDLSNLIASSDVATIFLDRTMRILRYTPRIADFFNVLPGDIGRPLPHITNRLDYPQLAEEAARVFDTLQAMEREVRATDGRDYIVRVHPYRTTHDRIEGAVMTFFDISNWRAAEQALRASEERLRLFVSAVSDTLYKMSADWRAKHSLQGKTFLADTDNPSANWLEAYIPESDQARVKEAIAQAIAHKAVFELEHRVIRGDGAIGWTFSRAIPLLDDDGNIVEWFGAATDITARKQASGPV, encoded by the coding sequence GTGGACGAGTCCGAATTCTTCCCCAACCGCGCCGTCCTGGACATCTTGTGCGGCAAGGTGCTGCCTGAACTGTTCCAGGGCGGACAGGCGGGCACGCCGCTGCGGGCCTGGGTCGCGGCCTGCGCCGCCGGCGAGCAAGCCTACGGCCTGGCCATGCTGCTGGCCGATCACGCGGATGACGCCGGCTGGCGGCGCGACCTGCAGCTGTTCGCCTCCGACGGCGACGCGCATGCGGTACAGGCGGCCCGCGCCGGCCTGTATCCGGCCGCGAGCGTGGCCCACCTCCCGGCCGCCCGGCTGGAACGCCATTTCACGCCCGGCGCCGATGGCTACCAGGTGCGCAAGACGCTGCGCGAGCGCATCGTGTTCACCCGCCACGACCTGCTGCATGACCCGGCCTTCTCGAAGCTCGACCTGGTCGCTTGCCGCGACGTCCTGGCCCGACTGGACCACGGCGCACAGCGCCAGCTTTTGCAGCACTTCCATTTTGCGCTCAATCCCGGCGGCTACCTGCTGCTGGGCCGCGCCGAATCGGTGGAGGCGGCGCCGGACCTGTTCGCGCCGGTGGACGCCACCCACCGCATCTACCAGGCCCGGCCAAGGAGCCGATGGACGGCGCCGCCGGCGGCCGGCGCGGCCAGGCGGCGCCATGCCACCGGGGACGAGGCGGCCGGCGCGGACCGCGGGCGGCCGCCCTCCCATGCGGACATCCACCGCCATGCCAGCGTGGCGCTGGGACCGCCCGCCATCCTGGTCGACGCCAACGCCGACATCCTGTATATCGACGAGCGCGCCGCGCGCTTCCTGCGCCAGGCCGGCGGCGAACCGACCCGGGCGCTGGCCGCGCTGGTGCCGCCGCCGCTGCGACTGCCGCTGCGCGCGGCGCTGTTCCAGGCGCGCCGCACCGGAGAACCGGCCACGACCGGGCCACTGCGCCATGCCGGGCAAGGCCATGCAGCAATCGAGCTGCAGGTGCTGCCGTTCGACGATCCGCGGGCCGAAGGCCGCCTGATGCTGGTGCGCTTCGTCACGGCGCAGGACGTCCCGCCCGTCGCCGACGCCACGCCGGCCGGGTATGACGCCCTGGTGGCGCAGCTCGACGACGAGCTGCACCAGCTGCGCGCTAGCCTGGCCGACGCCGTCGGGCAGGCCGAAGCGGCGGACAATGCCATGCGCGTGCAGGCCGAAGAAATGCAGAGTTCGATCGAGCAGTTGCGCGCCACCGTGGCCGGGCTGGAAGACGAGCGCGACACGCTGCACGGCCAGAACGGCGCGCTGGGCCTGGACAGGCTGGCGCTGCAGCGGCGCATCGTCGAAGCCGACAAGGCGCACGACGACCTGAGCAACCTGATCGCCTCGTCGGACGTGGCCACCATCTTCCTCGACCGCACCATGCGCATCCTGCGCTACACGCCGCGCATCGCCGACTTCTTCAACGTGCTGCCGGGCGACATCGGCCGCCCGCTGCCGCACATCACCAACCGCCTCGACTATCCGCAACTGGCCGAGGAAGCGGCGCGGGTGTTCGACACGCTGCAGGCGATGGAGCGCGAGGTGCGCGCCACCGACGGCCGCGACTACATCGTGCGCGTGCACCCCTACCGCACCACGCACGACCGGATCGAGGGCGCGGTGATGACCTTCTTCGACATCAGCAACTGGCGCGCCGCCGAGCAGGCGCTGCGCGCCAGCGAAGAACGGCTGCGCCTGTTCGTCAGCGCGGTGTCGGACACGCTGTACAAGATGAGCGCCGACTGGCGCGCAAAGCACAGCCTGCAGGGCAAGACCTTCCTGGCCGACACCGACAACCCCAGCGCCAACTGGCTCGAGGCCTATATCCCCGAGAGCGACCAGGCCCGGGTCAAGGAAGCCATCGCGCAAGCCATCGCGCACAAAGCGGTGTTCGAACTCGAGCATCGCGTGATCCGCGGCGACGGCGCGATCGGCTGGACCTTCTCGCGCGCCATCCCGCTGCTGGACGACGACGGCAACATCGTCGAGTGGTTCGGCGCGGCCACCGACATCACGGCGCGCAAGCAGGCAAGCGGGCCCGTCTAG
- a CDS encoding HAF repeat-containing protein, with translation MVGSYPVGGTTHGFVNRGKGLVKLGALGVSSGAVAINDKGEVLGNWVGADGRSRGYIYSCGQQRNIGMIGSGSIYADINNAGYAIATGYSNSDPSGYLRAPNGSYVNIGHLPVEYPITQVFALNNRNQIAAKSGPLAFPEQPYRAVIWTRGKLHDLGDFGLTPNSAEAINDRGQATGFAAVNTGGPHDRVAYLYSNGRLLNIDDTIIPAQTYSIGTGINNHAHIVGIHQQLQGFVWRGKRMQGLNALVDPRLGWNINNPEAINDAGQIAATAIRNGVQYAVRLDLIRPHGLATPALDGVDAVGAAPMATSPAQARAEAEAQAREVAQPVAQ, from the coding sequence GTGGTCGGCAGCTATCCCGTCGGCGGCACGACCCACGGCTTCGTCAATCGCGGCAAGGGCCTGGTCAAGCTGGGTGCGCTGGGAGTTTCGAGCGGCGCGGTCGCCATCAACGACAAGGGCGAGGTGCTCGGCAACTGGGTCGGCGCCGACGGGCGCTCGCGCGGCTATATCTATTCGTGCGGCCAGCAGCGCAATATCGGCATGATCGGCAGCGGCTCGATCTACGCCGACATCAACAATGCCGGTTATGCGATCGCTACCGGCTATTCCAACAGCGACCCGAGCGGCTACCTGCGCGCGCCGAACGGCAGCTACGTCAACATCGGCCACCTGCCGGTCGAGTATCCGATTACCCAGGTATTCGCACTCAACAACCGCAACCAGATCGCCGCCAAATCGGGGCCGCTCGCATTCCCCGAACAACCCTACCGCGCCGTCATCTGGACCAGGGGCAAGCTGCACGACCTGGGCGACTTCGGCCTGACGCCCAATAGCGCCGAGGCGATCAACGACCGCGGCCAGGCTACGGGCTTTGCCGCGGTCAATACCGGCGGCCCGCATGACCGCGTGGCCTATTTGTACAGCAATGGCCGCCTGCTCAACATCGACGACACCATCATTCCTGCGCAGACTTACAGCATCGGCACCGGCATCAATAACCACGCCCACATCGTCGGCATCCACCAGCAACTACAGGGCTTCGTCTGGCGCGGCAAGCGGATGCAGGGCCTGAACGCGCTGGTCGATCCCAGGCTGGGCTGGAACATCAACAATCCGGAAGCCATCAACGATGCCGGCCAGATCGCGGCCACCGCCATCCGCAACGGCGTGCAGTATGCGGTCCGGCTCGACCTGATCCGGCCGCATGGGCTGGCTACGCCGGCGCTGGATGGCGTCGATGCCGTTGGAGCGGCTCCCATGGCGACGTCGCCGGCGCAGGCGCGGGCCGAAGCCGAGGCGCAGGCACGCGAGGTGGCGCAACCGGTCGCGCAATGA
- a CDS encoding ATP-binding protein → MKPVHGLSRQIVLTVTLLVLSVVVAITVGSYVFYFVMFAYAPGHLAPAGTWMPSGPEWGWIVLSTLGALVLAAFAATKLSRRILAPLTSVAGSLRRVSNGDLAARATSDDRSLGEASLLVEDFNVMAERLERMAKEQVFWNAAIAHELRTPVTILRGRIQGLAEGVFTPSEALFRTLLGQVENLGRLIEDLRVVGLADSGHLTLQVERCDLASGIRDVLALTEPDLRAKGLLPELRVDDGLAACDPARMRQALLALLENARCHAAPGWLEIGLECRAGTCRLSVTDSGPGIDPAIASRLFDAFQRGDAARLQGGSGSGLGLAVVRAIAQAHGGEARCHAVGGGTRFELVWPGDC, encoded by the coding sequence GTGAAACCGGTCCATGGCCTGAGCCGCCAGATCGTGCTCACCGTGACCCTGCTGGTGTTGAGCGTGGTGGTAGCGATCACGGTCGGTTCCTACGTGTTCTACTTCGTGATGTTCGCCTATGCGCCCGGCCACCTGGCCCCGGCCGGCACCTGGATGCCGTCCGGGCCGGAGTGGGGCTGGATCGTGCTGTCGACCCTGGGCGCGCTGGTGCTGGCGGCGTTCGCCGCCACCAAGCTGTCGCGCCGCATCCTGGCGCCATTGACGTCGGTGGCAGGCAGCCTGCGCCGGGTGTCGAATGGCGACCTGGCGGCGCGCGCGACGAGCGACGACCGCTCGCTGGGCGAGGCCTCGCTGCTGGTGGAAGACTTCAATGTGATGGCCGAACGGCTGGAGCGCATGGCGAAGGAGCAGGTGTTCTGGAACGCCGCCATCGCCCACGAGTTGCGCACCCCGGTGACCATCCTTCGCGGCCGCATCCAGGGCCTGGCCGAGGGCGTGTTCACGCCCAGCGAAGCGCTGTTTCGCACGCTGCTGGGCCAGGTCGAGAACCTGGGCCGGCTGATCGAGGACTTGCGGGTGGTGGGCCTGGCCGACAGCGGCCACCTGACCTTGCAGGTGGAGCGCTGCGACCTGGCGTCCGGGATCCGCGACGTGCTGGCCCTGACCGAGCCGGACCTGCGCGCCAAAGGGCTGCTGCCGGAACTGCGGGTCGACGACGGCTTGGCGGCCTGCGATCCGGCGCGCATGCGCCAGGCCCTGCTGGCGCTGCTCGAGAACGCGCGCTGCCACGCGGCGCCGGGCTGGCTCGAGATCGGCCTCGAATGCCGCGCCGGCACCTGCCGGCTCAGCGTCACCGACAGCGGGCCGGGCATCGACCCGGCCATCGCCTCCAGGCTGTTCGACGCCTTCCAGCGCGGCGATGCGGCGCGCCTGCAGGGCGGCTCGGGCAGCGGGCTGGGGTTGGCCGTGGTCAGGGCGATCGCCCAGGCGCATGGGGGCGAGGCGCGTTGCCATGCGGTGGGGGGCGGGACGCGGTTCGAGCTGGTGTGGCCGGGAGACTGCTAG
- a CDS encoding CheR family methyltransferase: MSDSVFATSAMPTEPGVIPSNLHFPVVGIGASAGGLPALQSLFEHMPAGHGMAFVIILHLSPKHPNSASSILQRVTRMPVVQVTSRVQIEPGHVYVIAPNQHLAMVDGLLIVEELQRPRGQHVAIDLFFRTLAQVHRERAIAIVLSGTGSDGAVGLSRVKEQGGVTLAQSPDDAEHDGMPNAAIRTGAVDFILPVSEMAQKLVDLWENARRIQLPPVGDGEPPAQALPAEPDAGSEDALQEIITSLLSRTGHDFRHYKRATVLRRIERRMQVRQMHTLPEYRDLLVSDIGENKALLDDMLIGVTNFFRDREAFDSLERDVMPELFKDRAAGDEVRAWVAACASGEEAYSLAMLMADQAALSENPPAFQVFASDIDDRAIDTARAGNYPGSIITDVTSTRLRQYFKREDSRYRIRKPLRDRILFASHNLLRDPPFSRLDLISCRNLLIYLKRDVQLRVLQTFHFALKPGGYLFLGSSESAESVAEYFIPVDKRNRIYRARPTGRQMHYQNPSSALYGVRLPEISRPKLPGKRLATYADLHQRALAQFAPPSVVVDREGNLVYVSELAGKYLRMAGGEPSRNLLTLVLPELRLELRSAMYQVTQNGGSVECRPIELAEVPELGTVVTTVRAFRDDEAESDYLLVLFQRVPDSPEAVAEPRPNGSHDVVLSQLEAELQRKREQLQETMEYSEISTEELRASNEELQAINEELRSATEELETSKEELQSVNEELVTVNYELKVKVEETGKANDVLNNLIASTDIATIFVDSGLRIKRFTPRAADLFSIIATDVGRSLLDLTHKLDYDQLAEDVSATFDTLRLVEREVRSNDGRFYIVRLLPYRTNEDRIEGAVMTFFDITARRQAEEQARASEARMRMVAESARDYAIVTLDEEGRVTSWNMGAETLFGYGADEMQGHDLARLFVPEDLAAGVPEDELRRAREDGRAEDERWHLRKDGSRFFCSGVTTPLRNGSFYGYAKIARDETARERQGKEREQALTHEQAVRCDAESAAALKDEFLAVMSHELRHPLNMIHINVELLSRMQELRQSPTFMRAAAIIRNSVMSQAKIIDDLMDMSRVRTGKLTLSMAPVMLDTLLPGMVEVARNDPAARDLRIGFSGGADGLPVLADVVRIEQVVMNLLSNAIKFTPAGGAIDVHLAHEGESVRIDVNDSGQGIAPSFLPHVFDMYGQSMAVTTRSKGGLGIGLALVREIVSLHGGRVEATSEGLGKGSRFSVWLPLFDSKASAGGAAESGGDDLAGLRILVVDDMEDMLLVFKSLLEMSGATVFEATSARAGLAILERREVDLLISDISMPEIDGYEFLRMVRALPHGAQLPAIAVTGMRRDADIAEARAAGFSAHLGKPMSVERLNAVVRDLLPRKD; encoded by the coding sequence ATGTCCGATTCCGTCTTCGCGACCAGCGCCATGCCCACCGAACCGGGTGTCATTCCTAGCAATCTGCACTTCCCGGTGGTCGGGATCGGGGCTTCGGCCGGCGGCCTGCCCGCCCTGCAAAGCCTGTTCGAGCACATGCCGGCGGGCCATGGGATGGCCTTCGTCATCATCCTGCACCTGTCGCCCAAGCATCCCAACTCGGCCTCGTCCATCCTGCAGCGCGTCACCCGCATGCCGGTGGTGCAGGTCACCTCGCGGGTGCAGATCGAGCCCGGCCATGTCTATGTGATCGCCCCCAACCAACACCTGGCGATGGTGGACGGCCTCCTGATCGTCGAAGAATTGCAGCGTCCGCGCGGCCAGCACGTGGCGATCGACCTGTTCTTCCGCACGCTGGCCCAGGTGCACCGCGAACGGGCGATCGCGATCGTGCTGTCGGGCACCGGCTCCGACGGCGCGGTCGGCCTGTCGCGGGTCAAGGAGCAGGGCGGCGTGACGCTCGCGCAATCGCCGGACGACGCCGAGCACGACGGCATGCCAAACGCCGCGATCCGCACCGGTGCGGTCGACTTCATCCTGCCGGTGAGCGAGATGGCGCAAAAGCTGGTCGACCTGTGGGAAAACGCGCGCCGGATCCAGCTGCCGCCGGTGGGCGATGGCGAGCCGCCGGCGCAGGCCTTGCCGGCCGAGCCGGACGCCGGCAGCGAGGACGCGCTGCAAGAGATCATCACCTCGCTGCTGAGCCGCACCGGCCATGACTTCCGCCACTACAAGCGCGCCACCGTGCTGCGCCGCATCGAGCGGCGCATGCAGGTGCGCCAGATGCATACGCTGCCCGAATACCGCGACCTCCTGGTGAGCGACATCGGCGAGAACAAGGCGCTGCTGGACGATATGCTGATCGGGGTCACCAATTTTTTCCGCGACCGCGAGGCCTTCGACTCGCTCGAGCGCGACGTCATGCCCGAGCTGTTCAAGGACCGCGCCGCCGGCGACGAGGTGCGCGCCTGGGTCGCGGCCTGCGCCAGCGGCGAAGAAGCCTATTCGCTGGCGATGCTGATGGCCGACCAGGCCGCGCTGAGCGAGAACCCGCCGGCGTTCCAGGTGTTCGCCTCGGACATCGACGACCGCGCCATCGACACCGCGCGCGCCGGCAACTATCCGGGCTCGATCATCACCGACGTCACGTCCACCCGCCTGCGCCAGTATTTCAAGCGCGAGGACAGCCGCTACCGCATCCGCAAGCCGCTGCGCGACCGCATCCTGTTCGCCTCGCACAACCTGCTGCGCGATCCGCCGTTCTCGCGGCTCGACCTGATCTCGTGCCGCAACCTGCTGATCTACCTGAAACGCGACGTCCAGCTGCGGGTGCTGCAGACCTTCCACTTCGCGCTCAAGCCGGGCGGCTACCTGTTCCTGGGCTCGTCCGAATCGGCGGAGTCGGTGGCCGAATATTTCATCCCGGTCGACAAGCGCAACCGCATCTACCGCGCCCGCCCCACAGGCCGCCAGATGCATTACCAGAATCCATCCTCGGCCCTGTACGGCGTGCGCCTGCCCGAGATCAGCCGGCCCAAGCTGCCCGGCAAGCGCCTGGCCACCTATGCCGACCTGCACCAGCGCGCGCTGGCCCAGTTCGCGCCGCCGTCGGTAGTGGTCGACCGCGAGGGCAACCTGGTCTATGTGTCCGAACTCGCCGGAAAATACCTGCGCATGGCGGGCGGCGAGCCCTCGCGCAACCTGCTCACCCTGGTGTTGCCCGAACTGCGCCTCGAACTGCGCTCGGCCATGTACCAGGTGACGCAGAATGGCGGCAGCGTCGAATGCCGGCCGATCGAGCTGGCCGAGGTGCCCGAGCTGGGCACGGTGGTCACCACGGTGCGCGCCTTCCGCGACGACGAGGCCGAATCCGACTACCTGCTGGTGCTGTTCCAGCGCGTGCCCGATAGTCCCGAGGCCGTCGCCGAGCCGCGCCCCAACGGCAGCCACGACGTGGTGCTGTCCCAGCTCGAAGCCGAGCTGCAGCGCAAGCGCGAGCAGCTGCAGGAGACGATGGAGTATTCCGAGATTTCCACCGAAGAGCTGCGCGCCTCGAACGAAGAACTGCAGGCGATCAACGAAGAACTGCGCTCGGCCACCGAGGAGCTGGAAACCAGCAAGGAAGAGCTGCAGTCGGTGAACGAAGAACTGGTGACGGTCAATTACGAACTCAAGGTCAAGGTCGAGGAAACCGGCAAGGCCAACGACGTCCTGAACAACCTGATCGCGTCCACCGACATCGCCACCATCTTCGTGGACAGCGGCCTGCGCATCAAGCGCTTCACGCCGCGCGCGGCCGACCTGTTCTCGATCATCGCCACCGATGTTGGCCGCTCGCTGCTCGACCTGACCCACAAGCTCGACTACGACCAGCTGGCCGAGGACGTCAGCGCCACCTTCGACACCCTGCGCCTGGTCGAGCGCGAGGTGCGCAGCAACGATGGCCGCTTCTATATCGTGCGCCTGCTGCCCTACCGCACCAACGAAGACCGTATCGAAGGCGCGGTGATGACTTTCTTCGACATTACGGCGCGGCGCCAGGCCGAGGAGCAGGCGCGCGCCAGCGAGGCGCGCATGCGCATGGTGGCCGAGAGCGCGCGCGACTACGCCATCGTCACGCTCGACGAAGAGGGCCGGGTCACCAGCTGGAACATGGGCGCCGAGACCCTGTTCGGCTATGGCGCCGACGAGATGCAGGGCCACGACCTGGCGCGCCTGTTCGTGCCCGAGGACCTGGCTGCCGGCGTGCCAGAGGACGAATTGCGGCGCGCGCGCGAGGATGGCCGCGCCGAGGACGAGCGCTGGCACCTGCGCAAGGACGGCAGCCGCTTCTTCTGCAGCGGCGTCACCACCCCGCTGCGCAACGGCTCCTTCTATGGCTACGCAAAGATCGCGCGCGACGAGACCGCGCGCGAACGCCAGGGCAAGGAGCGCGAGCAGGCCCTGACCCACGAGCAGGCGGTGCGCTGCGACGCCGAGAGCGCGGCGGCGCTGAAGGACGAATTCCTGGCCGTGATGTCGCACGAGCTGCGCCATCCGCTCAACATGATCCACATTAACGTCGAGCTGCTGTCGCGCATGCAGGAGCTGCGCCAGTCGCCGACCTTCATGCGCGCCGCAGCCATCATCCGCAACTCGGTCATGAGCCAGGCCAAGATCATCGACGACCTGATGGACATGTCGCGGGTGCGCACCGGCAAGCTCACGCTCAGCATGGCGCCGGTGATGCTCGACACCCTGCTGCCGGGGATGGTCGAGGTGGCGCGCAACGACCCGGCGGCCAGGGACTTGCGCATCGGTTTTTCCGGCGGCGCCGACGGCCTGCCGGTGCTGGCCGACGTGGTGCGCATCGAGCAGGTGGTGATGAACCTGCTCAGCAATGCGATCAAGTTCACCCCGGCCGGCGGCGCCATCGATGTCCACCTGGCGCACGAGGGCGAGTCGGTGCGGATCGACGTCAACGACAGCGGCCAGGGCATCGCGCCATCCTTCCTGCCGCACGTGTTCGACATGTACGGCCAGAGCATGGCGGTGACCACACGCTCGAAGGGCGGCCTCGGCATCGGACTGGCGCTGGTGCGCGAGATCGTGTCCCTGCACGGCGGCCGGGTCGAGGCGACGTCCGAGGGCCTGGGCAAGGGTTCCCGCTTCTCGGTCTGGCTGCCGCTGTTCGACAGCAAGGCGTCGGCCGGCGGCGCGGCGGAAAGCGGCGGCGACGACCTGGCCGGGCTGCGCATCCTGGTGGTCGACGACATGGAAGACATGCTGCTGGTGTTCAAGTCGCTGCTCGAGATGAGCGGCGCCACCGTGTTCGAGGCCACCAGCGCGCGCGCCGGCCTGGCGATCCTGGAACGGCGAGAGGTCGACCTGCTGATCTCGGACATCTCGATGCCCGAGATCGACGGCTACGAATTCCTGCGCATGGTGCGCGCATTGCCCCATGGCGCGCAGCTGCCGGCGATCGCCGTCACCGGCATGCGGCGCGACGCCGACATCGCCGAGGCGCGCGCTGCGGGCTTCTCGGCCCATCTCGGTAAACCAATGTCGGTCGAGCGCCTGAACGCGGTGGTGCGCGATCTGTTGCCGCGCAAGGATTGA